gtggcggctggacctgctgcaccacagcgctggtccccacgGGAGGATACTTTGCCAGAGGAAGGGGGAGCTGCTAACTGCCAAGGAAGGAGGATGATTCTCCAAACCACCAGGGGTCCTGCAGGGAGAGTGTAGATTGCAGTCAGACAGGGTGTAGGCCTGACAACCTGCTGACCGTGACCTCCAGAGGTAATGAGAACTCTAAGAATAAGAATGTGACAACTTGGACAGCAGAGCGGGGTCCTGGAGCTAGCCCTGCAGTCCTACCAGTtagggctccagctccagctctgccacGCCAAAGACGTGTGACTGTAGCTCTCCCATCTCGGTTCTCCTATACATaaagtcacccccccccccaatggggACCATTCCAGATAGTGTGTTCAAGGGAGCAAACACAGTAGctgaagcagaggcagggtgTTTCCGAGGAGAAGCAGGGCCTTTGTAGGATTTTGCCAGTTACCCGTGACCTGTACCTCGCACTTGGTTGTTCATCTGTCAGctgctccctggggccctgctcAGTGCAGGCACAGAAGTTGGGGGAGTGAGATCGACTGGGGTCCCTGCACTATCTTGTATGATTTTCAAGGAACCCCTAGGAGGAGGACAGGAGAGGGCTCGTCCCCCCCACCACCCCATTTTACTgatgggaagactgaggctcGATGGTTTCACTTGAAACTACACAGGTGGTGAGAtgcaagcaggacttgaacccaggccagtAAggttacattaatttaaaaaaaaaaaaaaaaaaaaggctaacatTTGTTGAGCCTTCCCCGCGGGGCCAGGCCCTGTCTTCAGCACTTTACTTGCTAAGGGGACTGTATGGATTCTGTTATTAGCTCCATTTCCGAGATGAGGCGTCCAAGGCCCTGCTGGTTTTGTTTCGTTTTATCTCAAACACAGCAGCTCTGTTGCTAGGGCTTTGATTGtgaaatggggaaactgaggccgcaGGACTGGGGTGGAGTTAAGAACTGGAACCCCCTCGGCGAGGCCCCCTCTGACCCGCGGCCCTGTCTCCGCAGGTGCAGCATCAGGGCGACCCCTTCGGGCTGCCGGGCTTCTCGCCACCGCGGCTGCCCGTGGCCGGCCTGAGCGCCCCGGCCCCGAGCCACGAGGCGCTGCCGGTGGCCGAGCGGCTGCGGCTGGACGCGGCGGCGCTCGCGGCGCTGCCCCCGCTGCTGGACGCCGTGCGCCGCCGCCAGGCCGAGCTGAACCCGCGCGCGCCGCGCCTGCTGCGGCGCCTGGAGGACGCGGCGCGCCAGGTCCGGGCCCTGGGCGCCGCCGTGGAGACCGTGCTGGCGGCGCTGGGTGCCGCCGACCCGGGGCCCCGGCCGgagccgcccgccgccgccgccgccgccgcgggcacCTTCCAGGCCAAGGTGCTGGGGCTCCGCGTGTGCGGCCTCTGCCGCGAGTGGGTGAGCCGCACCGAGGGCGACCTGGGCCCGCTGCTGCCCGGCGGCCCGGCCTGAGCCTGCACCTGCGCGCTGGCTGGCTGCCTCCGCGCCTCTGCCTGCCCGGTTGCCCCATCCCTGCCAACTcgcgctctcgctcgctctctctctctctctgtctctatctctctctctatctctgcagACCCCTTCTCTCCCGCGGGGCGCCCCCCGCGTCTGTCGCATTCTGGCTTTGCTGCTCTTTGCCCCCACCCTTGGGGCTGCCTCCGCCTCTTCACACCGCCCCCTTTATCCGGTCCCGGGGGCCCCCGGCTCTCGctttctgcttctctcctctcccctggccCCTGGGAGCCCTCGGCCTCCCTCTCGCCCTCGCTCGGCCTGCTCCCGGCCGGGGACGGCCTGCTGGGCCCGCGGGGGGCGGGGAAGGCGGCTGCGGGCCCTTTTGAGCCACCGCCCCCAAGGCCGGTCCACCTGCTGCGCCCCgtgggccccgccccctgcccggggAGGCCCTTCCCTGCTCCCCGCCCATCCCTGTACGCCCCCACCTCTAAACTACAAAAAAGTGACACCTtaaaaagagttttatttctgagaataaattaatgtgttttttgtaaataaaatgtttaggaaCATGACCTGTACATGCAGCTGTTAAAAATGGGGAGACAAAAAAATGGGGAGACATTGTGGAGGATCCCCAGGGTGCAGCCTGGGGCCCCCAGACATAGCCACAAGGCAGCGAAGAAGCAGATTCGGGAGTCCCAAGGTGGGAACGCCTTCTGTCTGTCCCGGACAGACAGGAAGTGCATGTGGCCGGGGCAGAAAACAGGGGTGACGTAGTTATGGATCAGGAAGTGAAGCCCCTTGGGACAGAAGTGGAGAGGTGGCCGCAGTGAGGTAGCACGAAGGAGGCAGATGGGTGGGGAGAAGCCCTCGCTGCACTCAGAAGTGAGGTAGACGGAGACCGGAAGTCAGCCCCTGCACAGGCCCAAAATTAAAGGAGGAGAActctggggagggggaagggagcccaggaagcaggctggccacccccaccccacccccagagcgGGCAGCCAGGCCCCTTGCCAGGGGCAGGTCCTCATCACCAGGATAGCCAGTGACTGGTGAGCCGCAGAATGGCCTCCTTGGAGACCCTCAGCGCTGGGAGAGGTGGAGGAGCAGGGCGCGGGGAACAAGGCACCCAGGCTCGGCTTCCGGAAGATACTCCCAAAGACGCGGGGCACGGCCCTGCGTGCCACACGGGCGCATCTCTAGCCCTGCAGCCAGGCCGAGAAGGCAAAGCGGAAGTGCTGAAGCCTCCGACCGGAAGTCCTACCCTCTAGGCTGGGTATTTGGCCTTGAGCAGAGCC
This sequence is a window from Lepus europaeus isolate LE1 chromosome 21, mLepTim1.pri, whole genome shotgun sequence. Protein-coding genes within it:
- the CTF1 gene encoding cardiotrophin-1 isoform X1 — protein: MSRREGSLEDPQAASSVPGLPHLEAKIRQTHSLARLLTKYAEQLLQEYVQHQGDPFGLPGFSPPRLPVAGLSAPAPSHEALPVAERLRLDAAALAALPPLLDAVRRRQAELNPRAPRLLRRLEDAARQVRALGAAVETVLAALGAADPGPRPEPPAAAAAAAGTFQAKVLGLRVCGLCREWVSRTEGDLGPLLPGGPA
- the CTF1 gene encoding cardiotrophin-1 isoform X2, translated to MSRREGSLDPQAASSVPGLPHLEAKIRQTHSLARLLTKYAEQLLQEYVQHQGDPFGLPGFSPPRLPVAGLSAPAPSHEALPVAERLRLDAAALAALPPLLDAVRRRQAELNPRAPRLLRRLEDAARQVRALGAAVETVLAALGAADPGPRPEPPAAAAAAAGTFQAKVLGLRVCGLCREWVSRTEGDLGPLLPGGPA